A single Oncorhynchus kisutch isolate 150728-3 linkage group LG19, Okis_V2, whole genome shotgun sequence DNA region contains:
- the LOC109910208 gene encoding transmembrane protein 216 isoform X5, protein MAVSGKHPILSSTPLQVLFYLNSWYFAAYFLAEVLMFVYKGLLLPYPPASLTLDVGLLLVFLGLESLRIFYGWKGNLTERSLAMSVSVLVLVPCTVLSVYYLMLQTFVLRLEFILNAVLLCFYSLEMLLGIMSISAFSRSKVY, encoded by the exons ATGGCGGTGTCTG GAAAACATCCAATT TTGTCTTCCACACCACTGCAGGTCCTGTTCTACCTCAACAGCTGGTATTTTGCTGCCTACTTCCTTGCTGAGGTTCTGATGTTTGTTTACAAAG GATTGTTGTTACCATATCCACCAGCAAGTCTCACGTTGGACGTTGGGCTACTACTTGTTTTCCTGGGCCTTGAGTCCCTCCGAATATTTTACG GTTGGAAGGGGAACTTAACAGAGCGTTCTCTGGCCATGTCAGTGAGTGTGCTCGTCCTGGTGCCGTGCACAGTGCTGTCTGTGTACTACCTGATGCTGCAGACCTTCGTCCTGCGCCTGGAGTTCATCCTTAATGCTGTGTTACTCTGCTTCTACAGTCTGGAGATGCTGCTAGGAATCATGTCCATATCTGCTTTCTCCAG GTCAAAGGTGTACTGA
- the LOC116355091 gene encoding matrin-3 isoform X2, which yields MSHNYSYRRPPPAKDLRASAFDSPDHLHPGDHSHNVYRSSQEAPSHSTIPSYPSSSSRASAATESPYSFSLSQSDPYSSLSRSDPYSSSLSRSDQTLTLLSSCGLEPKDLSLLAEMPEELITVENLPRLLLEIRKKRATQQPPYPAMTSYPPAATSRPPTATPPPGRAWEQRDQSRSQPLDYPHTALPPSQLLPTEQAEPWQLDRHGNPMQYTRSRLEPVPVRVVDYHYGKETPRSYQTPRSTYNTAQGGSRNTWKPPNSSQPAVDYRYPPPPATDYRPRPDKDVPVVTIKMATSGKTPTKKAALDFHGEIPQTFPYSCSLCDITVLSEKCWFTHVNGTQHADGQLTLLQMYPEWDCRMQTARSGDDHTDRPRVEEKTAGPSHRSINYLGKPSSSGSRKNIDTKTNVTKGSGKVVCAKFTARCLNEDGLKDLIKPFGEVVKVIMFPALAFVELGSTDQAADIVTYYLSNPVTVKGGQVTFSVSSTFNFLQSSRVLSFSPVPPGKESAAWKRELLAVAEGFGPVEHSLFLPTQAFVEMTNALDAQKLVGHHTSKHLKIDEIHIKVAFSSEYNTLRTMSERKSSDRKSSDRKSSDRNRKSEDRSKRKRSPSPRRRSLSPRRDSPTTSKRRSRERDSDRHKERAKSNCGGKNRPKSPSKQSSSRLPRSLRSHTKERVSSEKVSPISSSTRSQPPTKNKTPSQSSTVMEKSKKAVDTIDQSKQETATHDSQEDGAMEACDMDSDIEGMAVYGEDGEENSDMGEEGEVGEVGEGEEEQGGLQESAEDLIQEFKDLCEPRQKATSGTVDDAPTEELSATGSEQGKELSATGSEQGKELSATGSEQGKELSATGSEQGKELSATGSEQGKELSATGSEQGKELSATGSEQGKELSATGSEQGKELSATGSEQGKELSATGSEQGKELSATGSEQGKEMDGEDQKGDISYADDEPDFPEDLENLITLDELEEDSSVDNQDNQSTDEIKSRSKSKPSGRDQTPGRVIYIKNLPRGFYTDSDFLKIVKGFGRVHRYFLLRNGEEGFIEMERSSDATKALRELRYDGCKLYGQRLIILRSQKYKRLTTGWKPESDSKSDRKKDHMSTRSSSRIRSGRTSSHSKSAAKGDKTKEKDDETKEKDEETKEKDEETKEKDEETKEKDEEKKEKDEETKEKDEETKEKTARQVCSEPAQHCDKEDRGASEGDIDQSSNGEDQKDAPVPAAEEEKQACSNEDNAETKMEDNVETRPDSIKTGMESSFQANNPVGREFIKPVIGYFCDLCQVIYVNEDEAKNQHCSSLCHYLKFMEHSGEDTASS from the exons ATGTCTCACAACTACTCCTACAGACGACCACCACCAGCTAAAGATCTAAGAGCCAGCGCTTTCGACTCTCCAGATCACCTGCACCCTGGAGACCACAGTCACAATGTTTACAGATCGTCCCAGGAGGCTCCGTCTCATTCCACAATACCATCCTACCCATCCTCCTCATCCAGAGCCTCTGCTGCCACCGAGTCCCCTTACTCCTTCTCACTAAGTCAGTCAGACCCTTACTCCTCCCTAAGCCGGTCAGACCCTTACTCTTCCTCTCTAAGCCGGTCAGACCAAACTCTGACCCTCCTGAGCAGCTGTGGGCTTGAGCCCAAAGACTTGTCTCTACTAGCCGAGATGCCTGAGGAGCTCATCACTGTGGAGAACCTACCACGTCTGCTCCTGGAGATCAGAAAGAAGAGGGCGACACAGCAGCCACCATATCCAGCTATGACCTCTTACCCCCCTGCTGCCACATCTCGCCCCCCCACTGCTACCCCTCCTCCAGGCCGTGCGTGGGAGCAGCGTGACCAGAGTCGTTCTCAGCCATTAGACTACCCCCACACCGCTCTTCCCCCTTCCCAACTCCTTCCCACAGAACAGGCTGAGCCCTGGCAACTAGATCGTCATGGCAACCCGATGCAGTACACACGCTCTCGCCTAGAACCTGTGCCTGTCCGAGTTGTGGACTACCACTATGGTAAAGAAACTCCCAGAAGTTACCAAACTCCTAGGTCCACTTACAACACGGCCCAAGGAGGAAGCCGCAACACCTGGAAACCCCCCAACTCGTCCCAACCAGCAGTAGATTACAGgtacccaccaccaccagctacaGACTACAGACCACGCCCAGACAAAGATGTCCCAGTTGTCACAATCAAGATGGCCACCTCTGGCAAAACTCCCACCAAGAAGGCTGCTCTTGACTTCCACGGAGAAATCCCCCAAACGTTTCCTTATTCGTGCTCTCTCTGCGATATTACTGTTCTCTCTGAAAAG tgcTGGTTCACACACGTCAATGGAACTCAACATGCAGACGGACAGCTCACACTTCTTCAAAT GTATCCTGAATGGGATTGCCGGATGCAGACCGCCAGAAG TGGTGAcgaccacacagacagaccaagggTTGAAGAGAAGACTGCTGGACCTTCCCATAGGTCTATTAACTACTTAG GTAAACCGTCAAGTAGCGGCTCTAGAAAAAACATAGACACTAAGACAAATGTTACAAAG GGGAGTGGCAAAGTGGTTTGTGCCAAATTTACCGCCCGGTGTCTCAATGAAGATGGTTTGAAGGACCTGATTAAACCGTTTGGGGAAGTTGTGAAAGTCATCATGTTCCCTGCTTTG GCGTTTGTGGAGTTGGGCTCAACTGACCAGGCCGCCGATATTGTGACATACTACCTCAGTAACCCAGTGACGGTGAAAGGAGGGCAAGTCACCTTCTCTGTCTCGTCAACATTTAATTTCCTACAG AGTTCCCGGGTGTTGAGTTTTTCCCCGGTGCCTCCTGGTAAAGAGTCTGCCGCGTGGAAGAGAGAGTTACTGGCCGTCGCTGAAGGATTTGGACCTGTGGAGCACTCTCTATTCTTACCTACGCAG GCATTTGTGGAAATGACTAATGCACTGGATGCACAGAAACTTGTTGGACACCATACATCCAAACACCTGAAAATAGATGAGATACATATTAAAGTGGCCTTCTCATCAGAGTATAATACACTTCG GACCATGTCTGAGAGGAAGTCTTCAGACAGGAAGTCTTCAGACAGGAAGTCTTCAGACAGGAACAGGAAGTCTGAAGACAGATCTAAGAGAAAGAGAAGCCCAAGCCCCAGAAGGCGGTCCCTCAGCCCCAGGAGAGATTCCCCAACCACCTcaaagaggaggagtagagagagggatagcGACCGTCACAAAGAACGGGCGAAATCGAACTGTGGGGGTAAAAACAGGCCAAAGTCCCCCAGCAAACAGAGCTCCAGTCGGTTGCCCAGAAGCCTTCGCTCCCATACTAAAGAGCGGGTGTCCAGTGAGAAGGTATCCCCCATTTCCTCATCCACTCGCTCACAACCTCCCACCAAGAATAAGACCCCGTCCCAGTCCTCCACTGTGATGGAGAAGTCCAAAAAGGCTGTCGACACGATTGACCAGAGCAAGCAAGAAACTGCGACCCACGACAGCCAGGAGGATGGAGCCATGGAGGCCTGTGATATGGACAGTGACATCGAGGGGATGGCCGTGtatggggaggatggggaggagaacTCTgacatgggagaggagggagaggtgggagaggtgggggagggagaagaggaacaaGGGGGACTgcaggagagtgctgaggactTGATCCAGGAGTTTAAAGACCTATGTGAGCCCAGGCAGAAAGCAACTTCTGGGACTGTCGATGATGCTCCTACAGAAGAGCTCTCAGCGACCGG GTCAGAACAGGGGAAAGAGCTCTCAGCGACCGGGTCAGAACAGGGGAAAGAGCTCTCAGCGACCGGGTCAGAACAGGGGAAAGAGCTCTCAGCGACCGGGTCAGAACAGGGGAAAGAGCTCTCAGCGACCGGGTCAGAACAGGGGAAAGAGCTCTCAGCGACCGGGTCAGAACAGGGGAAAGAGCTCTCAGCGACCGGGTCAGAACAGGGGAAAGAGCTCTCAGCGACCGGGTCAGAACAGGGGAAAGAGCTCTCAGCGACTGGGTCAGAACAGGGGAAAGAGCTCTCAGCGACCGGGTCAGAACAGGGGAAAGAGCTCTCAGCGACCGGGTCAGAACAGGGGAAAGAGATGGATGGTGAAGACCAGAAAGGAGATATTTCATACGCTGATGATGAG CCTGATTTCCCAGAGGACCTTGAGAATCTTATTACGTTGGATGAGCTAGAGGAGGATTCCTCGGTTGATAATCAAG ATAACCAGTCAACAGATGAGATCAAGAGCAGATCCAAGAGCAAG ccCTCAGGACGTGATCAGACACCTGGTAGAGTGATCTACATCAAAAACCTTCCCAGAGGCTTCTATACAGATAGTGACTTCCTGAAGATTGTTAAAGGCTTCGGGAGAGTGCATCGCTATTTCCTCCTTCGCAATGGTGAAGAG GGCTTCATTGAGATGGAGAGGTCTTCTGATGCGACAAAGGCTTTAAGAGAGCTGCGTTATGATGGCTGTAAATTATACGGCCAGAGGTTGATCATCCTGCGGTCTCAGAAATACAAAAGACTAACAACAGG GTGGAAACCTGAATCTGATTCTAAAAGTGATCGGAAGAAGGATCACATGAGTACTAGAAGCAGTAGCAGGATAAGGAGTGGACGGACCAGCAGTCACTCAAAGTCAGCGGCTAAGGGCGACAAGACAAAAGAGAAGGACGACGAGACAAAAGAGAAGGACGAGGAGACAAAAGAGAAGGACGAGGAGACAAAAGAGAAGGACGAGGAGACAAAAGAGAAGGACGAGGAGAAAAAAGAGAAGGACGAGGAGACAAAAGAGAAGGACGAGGAGACAAAAGAGAAGACGGCACGACAAGTATGCTCCGAGCCAGCCCAACACTGTGacaaggaggacagaggagcgtcTGAAGGGGATATTGACCAATCCTCCAACGGTGAAGACCAAAAGGATGCCCctgtccctgctgctgaggaAGAGAAGCAGGCCTGTAGCAACGAGGATAATGCAGAAACCAAGATGGAGGATAATGTGGAAACGAGACCAGATTCCATAAAGACTGGTATGGAGTCATCGTTCCAGGCCAACAACCCAGTGG GAAGAGAATTCATTAAACCTGTCATTGGCTACTTCTGTGACCTGTGTCAAGTCATCTATGTCAATGAGGACGAAGCAAAGAACCAACACTGCAGCAGCCTCTGTCACTATCTGAAGTTTATG GAACATTCAGGTGAAGACACAGCCTCTAGCTAA
- the LOC116355091 gene encoding matrin-3 isoform X1 gives MSHNYSYRRPPPAKDLRASAFDSPDHLHPGDHSHNVYRSSQEAPSHSTIPSYPSSSSRASAATESPYSFSLSQSDPYSSLSRSDPYSSSLSRSDQTLTLLSSCGLEPKDLSLLAEMPEELITVENLPRLLLEIRKKRATQQPPYPAMTSYPPAATSRPPTATPPPGRAWEQRDQSRSQPLDYPHTALPPSQLLPTEQAEPWQLDRHGNPMQYTRSRLEPVPVRVVDYHYGKETPRSYQTPRSTYNTAQGGSRNTWKPPNSSQPAVDYRYPPPPATDYRPRPDKDVPVVTIKMATSGKTPTKKAALDFHGEIPQTFPYSCSLCDITVLSEKCWFTHVNGTQHADGQLTLLQMYPEWDCRMQTARSGDDHTDRPRVEEKTAGPSHRSINYLGKPSSSGSRKNIDTKTNVTKGSGKVVCAKFTARCLNEDGLKDLIKPFGEVVKVIMFPALAFVELGSTDQAADIVTYYLSNPVTVKGGQVTFSVSSTFNFLQSSRVLSFSPVPPGKESAAWKRELLAVAEGFGPVEHSLFLPTQAFVEMTNALDAQKLVGHHTSKHLKIDEIHIKVAFSSEYNTLRTMSERKSSDRKSSDRKSSDRNRKSEDRSKRKRSPSPRRRSLSPRRDSPTTSKRRSRERDSDRHKERAKSNCGGKNRPKSPSKQSSSRLPRSLRSHTKERVSSEKVSPISSSTRSQPPTKNKTPSQSSTVMEKSKKAVDTIDQSKQETATHDSQEDGAMEACDMDSDIEGMAVYGEDGEENSDMGEEGEVGEVGEGEEEQGGLQESAEDLIQEFKDLCEPRQKATSGTVDDAPTEELSATGSEQGKELSATGSEQGKELSATGSEQGKELSATGSEQGKELSATGSEQGKELSATGSEQGKELSATGSEQGKELSATGSEQGKELSATGSEQGKELSATGSEQGKELSATGSEQGKELSATGSEQGKEMDGEDQKGDISYADDEPDFPEDLENLITLDELEEDSSVDNQDNQSTDEIKSRSKSKPSGRDQTPGRVIYIKNLPRGFYTDSDFLKIVKGFGRVHRYFLLRNGEEGFIEMERSSDATKALRELRYDGCKLYGQRLIILRSQKYKRLTTGWKPESDSKSDRKKDHMSTRSSSRIRSGRTSSHSKSAAKGDKTKEKDDETKEKDEETKEKDEETKEKDEETKEKDEEKKEKDEETKEKDEETKEKTARQVCSEPAQHCDKEDRGASEGDIDQSSNGEDQKDAPVPAAEEEKQACSNEDNAETKMEDNVETRPDSIKTGMESSFQANNPVGREFIKPVIGYFCDLCQVIYVNEDEAKNQHCSSLCHYLKFMEHSGEDTASS, from the exons ATGTCTCACAACTACTCCTACAGACGACCACCACCAGCTAAAGATCTAAGAGCCAGCGCTTTCGACTCTCCAGATCACCTGCACCCTGGAGACCACAGTCACAATGTTTACAGATCGTCCCAGGAGGCTCCGTCTCATTCCACAATACCATCCTACCCATCCTCCTCATCCAGAGCCTCTGCTGCCACCGAGTCCCCTTACTCCTTCTCACTAAGTCAGTCAGACCCTTACTCCTCCCTAAGCCGGTCAGACCCTTACTCTTCCTCTCTAAGCCGGTCAGACCAAACTCTGACCCTCCTGAGCAGCTGTGGGCTTGAGCCCAAAGACTTGTCTCTACTAGCCGAGATGCCTGAGGAGCTCATCACTGTGGAGAACCTACCACGTCTGCTCCTGGAGATCAGAAAGAAGAGGGCGACACAGCAGCCACCATATCCAGCTATGACCTCTTACCCCCCTGCTGCCACATCTCGCCCCCCCACTGCTACCCCTCCTCCAGGCCGTGCGTGGGAGCAGCGTGACCAGAGTCGTTCTCAGCCATTAGACTACCCCCACACCGCTCTTCCCCCTTCCCAACTCCTTCCCACAGAACAGGCTGAGCCCTGGCAACTAGATCGTCATGGCAACCCGATGCAGTACACACGCTCTCGCCTAGAACCTGTGCCTGTCCGAGTTGTGGACTACCACTATGGTAAAGAAACTCCCAGAAGTTACCAAACTCCTAGGTCCACTTACAACACGGCCCAAGGAGGAAGCCGCAACACCTGGAAACCCCCCAACTCGTCCCAACCAGCAGTAGATTACAGgtacccaccaccaccagctacaGACTACAGACCACGCCCAGACAAAGATGTCCCAGTTGTCACAATCAAGATGGCCACCTCTGGCAAAACTCCCACCAAGAAGGCTGCTCTTGACTTCCACGGAGAAATCCCCCAAACGTTTCCTTATTCGTGCTCTCTCTGCGATATTACTGTTCTCTCTGAAAAG tgcTGGTTCACACACGTCAATGGAACTCAACATGCAGACGGACAGCTCACACTTCTTCAAAT GTATCCTGAATGGGATTGCCGGATGCAGACCGCCAGAAG TGGTGAcgaccacacagacagaccaagggTTGAAGAGAAGACTGCTGGACCTTCCCATAGGTCTATTAACTACTTAG GTAAACCGTCAAGTAGCGGCTCTAGAAAAAACATAGACACTAAGACAAATGTTACAAAG GGGAGTGGCAAAGTGGTTTGTGCCAAATTTACCGCCCGGTGTCTCAATGAAGATGGTTTGAAGGACCTGATTAAACCGTTTGGGGAAGTTGTGAAAGTCATCATGTTCCCTGCTTTG GCGTTTGTGGAGTTGGGCTCAACTGACCAGGCCGCCGATATTGTGACATACTACCTCAGTAACCCAGTGACGGTGAAAGGAGGGCAAGTCACCTTCTCTGTCTCGTCAACATTTAATTTCCTACAG AGTTCCCGGGTGTTGAGTTTTTCCCCGGTGCCTCCTGGTAAAGAGTCTGCCGCGTGGAAGAGAGAGTTACTGGCCGTCGCTGAAGGATTTGGACCTGTGGAGCACTCTCTATTCTTACCTACGCAG GCATTTGTGGAAATGACTAATGCACTGGATGCACAGAAACTTGTTGGACACCATACATCCAAACACCTGAAAATAGATGAGATACATATTAAAGTGGCCTTCTCATCAGAGTATAATACACTTCG GACCATGTCTGAGAGGAAGTCTTCAGACAGGAAGTCTTCAGACAGGAAGTCTTCAGACAGGAACAGGAAGTCTGAAGACAGATCTAAGAGAAAGAGAAGCCCAAGCCCCAGAAGGCGGTCCCTCAGCCCCAGGAGAGATTCCCCAACCACCTcaaagaggaggagtagagagagggatagcGACCGTCACAAAGAACGGGCGAAATCGAACTGTGGGGGTAAAAACAGGCCAAAGTCCCCCAGCAAACAGAGCTCCAGTCGGTTGCCCAGAAGCCTTCGCTCCCATACTAAAGAGCGGGTGTCCAGTGAGAAGGTATCCCCCATTTCCTCATCCACTCGCTCACAACCTCCCACCAAGAATAAGACCCCGTCCCAGTCCTCCACTGTGATGGAGAAGTCCAAAAAGGCTGTCGACACGATTGACCAGAGCAAGCAAGAAACTGCGACCCACGACAGCCAGGAGGATGGAGCCATGGAGGCCTGTGATATGGACAGTGACATCGAGGGGATGGCCGTGtatggggaggatggggaggagaacTCTgacatgggagaggagggagaggtgggagaggtgggggagggagaagaggaacaaGGGGGACTgcaggagagtgctgaggactTGATCCAGGAGTTTAAAGACCTATGTGAGCCCAGGCAGAAAGCAACTTCTGGGACTGTCGATGATGCTCCTACAGAAGAGCTCTCAGCGACCGGGTCAGAACAGGGGAAAGAGCTCTCAGCGACCGGGTCAGAACAGGGGAAAGAGCTCTCAGCGACCGGGTCAGAACAGGGGAAAGAGCTCTCAGCGACCGGGTCAGAACAGGGGAAAGAGCTCTCAGCGACCGGGTCAGAACAGGGGAAAGAGCTCTCAGCGACCGGGTCAGAACAGGGGAAAGAGCTCTCAGCGACCGGGTCAGAACAGGGGAAAGAGCTCTCAGCGACCGGGTCAGAACAGGGGAAAGAGCTCTCAGCGACCGGGTCAGAACAGGGGAAAGAGCTCTCAGCGACTGGGTCAGAACAGGGGAAAGAGCTCTCAGCGACCGGGTCAGAACAGGGGAAAGAGCTCTCAGCGACCGGGTCAGAACAGGGGAAAGAGATGGATGGTGAAGACCAGAAAGGAGATATTTCATACGCTGATGATGAG CCTGATTTCCCAGAGGACCTTGAGAATCTTATTACGTTGGATGAGCTAGAGGAGGATTCCTCGGTTGATAATCAAG ATAACCAGTCAACAGATGAGATCAAGAGCAGATCCAAGAGCAAG ccCTCAGGACGTGATCAGACACCTGGTAGAGTGATCTACATCAAAAACCTTCCCAGAGGCTTCTATACAGATAGTGACTTCCTGAAGATTGTTAAAGGCTTCGGGAGAGTGCATCGCTATTTCCTCCTTCGCAATGGTGAAGAG GGCTTCATTGAGATGGAGAGGTCTTCTGATGCGACAAAGGCTTTAAGAGAGCTGCGTTATGATGGCTGTAAATTATACGGCCAGAGGTTGATCATCCTGCGGTCTCAGAAATACAAAAGACTAACAACAGG GTGGAAACCTGAATCTGATTCTAAAAGTGATCGGAAGAAGGATCACATGAGTACTAGAAGCAGTAGCAGGATAAGGAGTGGACGGACCAGCAGTCACTCAAAGTCAGCGGCTAAGGGCGACAAGACAAAAGAGAAGGACGACGAGACAAAAGAGAAGGACGAGGAGACAAAAGAGAAGGACGAGGAGACAAAAGAGAAGGACGAGGAGACAAAAGAGAAGGACGAGGAGAAAAAAGAGAAGGACGAGGAGACAAAAGAGAAGGACGAGGAGACAAAAGAGAAGACGGCACGACAAGTATGCTCCGAGCCAGCCCAACACTGTGacaaggaggacagaggagcgtcTGAAGGGGATATTGACCAATCCTCCAACGGTGAAGACCAAAAGGATGCCCctgtccctgctgctgaggaAGAGAAGCAGGCCTGTAGCAACGAGGATAATGCAGAAACCAAGATGGAGGATAATGTGGAAACGAGACCAGATTCCATAAAGACTGGTATGGAGTCATCGTTCCAGGCCAACAACCCAGTGG GAAGAGAATTCATTAAACCTGTCATTGGCTACTTCTGTGACCTGTGTCAAGTCATCTATGTCAATGAGGACGAAGCAAAGAACCAACACTGCAGCAGCCTCTGTCACTATCTGAAGTTTATG GAACATTCAGGTGAAGACACAGCCTCTAGCTAA
- the LOC109865027 gene encoding polyadenylate-binding protein-interacting protein 2-like, whose product MKDPSRINNTPSLSSIELILHGQFINDDNPFVEYMWMENEEEFNRQIEEELWEEEFIEQCFQEMLEEEENEWFIPARDLPPTLGQLQDQLNLLVLSDTGIVDSLAINSNLNPEAQEFVPGLKH is encoded by the exons ATGAAAGATCCAAGTCGTATCAACAATACCCCGAGCCTCAGCAGCATAGAATTGATCCTACATGGACAGTTTATCAATGATGACAATCCCTTTGTTGAATACATGTGGATGGAGAACGAGGAGGAATTCAACAGACAG ATCGAGGAGGAGCTGTGGGAGGAGGAGTTCATTGAGCAGTGTTTCCAGGAGAtgttagaggaagaggagaacgaATGGTTCATCCCAGCCAGAGATCTCCCTCCAACCCTCGGTCAGCTCCAGGACCAACTAAACCTACTGGTCCTCAGTGACACAGGCATCGTAGACAGCCTGGCG ATTAACAGCAATTTGAACCCTGAAGCACAAGAATTCGTACCAGGATTGAAGCACTGA